The Streptomyces sp. NBC_00162 genome window below encodes:
- a CDS encoding MurR/RpiR family transcriptional regulator encodes MSSGQQARAQAAAIKPSGQSSEEIRPPADRLLALFDGRRLSPGQRRIAQYLIDHLTEAAFLSITELAERVGVSQPSVTRFAASLGFSGYPALRDVLQPIALSAVAGSPDTREQIRRNELQAAVDAEIENLENVRRLLADTNQVLDIGRELAASVPLTVLGLRISVSLAEYFAYAARRIHPDVRLVTRGGSVAYDALLQSKAAGGTWVLAFAMPRHAKETLAAVRAARSTGLRVVLITDPTLGPLVDEADVTLKAGTGSRLVFDSYAAPGMLSAALLQAMADADPERTQARLEGYEQVADQHGFFL; translated from the coding sequence GTGTCATCGGGGCAGCAGGCACGCGCTCAGGCAGCTGCGATCAAGCCGAGCGGGCAGTCGTCGGAGGAGATCCGTCCCCCGGCCGACCGGCTCCTCGCGCTCTTCGACGGCCGTCGCCTCTCCCCGGGCCAGCGCCGGATCGCGCAGTACCTGATCGACCACCTCACCGAGGCGGCGTTCCTGTCGATCACCGAACTCGCCGAGCGGGTCGGCGTCAGCCAGCCCTCCGTGACCCGCTTCGCCGCCTCCCTCGGATTCAGCGGCTACCCCGCCCTGCGCGACGTGCTCCAGCCCATCGCCCTGAGCGCGGTGGCCGGCTCCCCGGACACCCGCGAGCAGATCCGCCGCAACGAGCTGCAGGCGGCCGTCGACGCCGAGATCGAGAACCTGGAGAACGTACGCCGGCTGCTCGCCGACACCAACCAGGTACTGGACATCGGCCGCGAGCTGGCCGCATCGGTGCCGCTGACCGTCCTCGGCCTGCGCATCTCGGTGTCCCTGGCCGAGTACTTCGCCTACGCGGCCCGGCGCATCCACCCCGACGTGCGCCTGGTGACCCGAGGCGGCAGCGTGGCGTACGACGCGCTGCTCCAGTCCAAGGCGGCCGGCGGGACCTGGGTCCTGGCCTTCGCCATGCCGCGGCACGCCAAGGAGACCCTGGCGGCCGTCCGGGCCGCCCGCAGTACGGGGCTGCGCGTCGTCCTGATCACGGATCCGACCCTCGGGCCGCTCGTGGACGAGGCGGACGTGACCCTGAAGGCGGGAACCGGCTCGCGCCTGGTGTTCGACTCGTACGCGGCTCCCGGGATGCTTTCCGCGGCCCTGCTCCAGGCCATGGCCGACGCGGACCCCGAGCGCACGCAGGCGCGCCTGGAGGGCTACGAGCAGGTCGCCGACCAGCACGGATTCTTCCTGTAA
- a CDS encoding S1 family peptidase — protein MKKPLAGALLALLLVGAAGAPAIAAPAVAVTYAGTVALSNCSGSVVRAPASQPNDPALVLSNGHCLETGFPVAGEVVKDQPSTRSFSLLNAAGSKVGTLRASKISYATMTDTDVSVYQLTKTYAQIQSQYGITALTLNDTRPTQGSAIKVVSGYWKRTYSCSVDGFAYRLKEGEWTWKDSVRYTSSCNTIGGTSGSPVIDTATGKVVAVNNTGNEDGGRCTDNNPCEVDENGNVTVRQGINYAQETYTLVPCIAPGNKIDLNRPGCVLPKP, from the coding sequence ATGAAAAAGCCTCTCGCCGGCGCCTTGTTAGCCCTGCTCCTCGTGGGAGCCGCGGGCGCCCCGGCCATCGCCGCACCGGCCGTCGCGGTCACCTACGCGGGCACCGTCGCCCTCAGCAACTGCTCCGGCTCCGTCGTCCGCGCACCCGCCTCCCAGCCGAACGATCCCGCACTGGTCCTGTCCAACGGGCACTGTCTGGAGACCGGCTTCCCCGTGGCCGGCGAGGTCGTCAAGGACCAGCCCTCCACCCGCTCGTTCTCGCTGCTCAACGCCGCGGGCTCCAAGGTCGGCACGCTGCGCGCCAGCAAGATCTCGTACGCGACCATGACCGACACGGACGTCTCGGTCTACCAGCTGACCAAGACGTACGCCCAGATCCAGAGCCAGTACGGCATCACCGCGCTCACTCTCAATGACACCCGCCCCACGCAGGGTTCGGCCATCAAGGTCGTCTCCGGCTACTGGAAGCGGACCTACAGCTGTTCCGTGGACGGCTTCGCCTACCGCCTCAAAGAGGGCGAATGGACCTGGAAGGACTCGGTCCGCTACACCTCGTCCTGCAACACCATCGGCGGGACTTCCGGCTCGCCCGTGATCGACACGGCGACCGGCAAGGTCGTCGCCGTCAACAACACGGGCAACGAGGACGGCGGCCGCTGCACGGACAACAATCCGTGCGAGGTCGACGAGAACGGCAACGTAACGGTCCGCCAGGGCATCAACTACGCACAGGAGACCTACACCCTCGTCCCCTGCATAGCCCCCGGCAACAAGATCGACCTGAACCGTCCCGGCTGCGTGCTGCCGAAGCCGTAG
- a CDS encoding TcmI family type II polyketide cyclase, giving the protein MNQTHRALIVARMAPGSAPDIAELFAGSDAGELPHLVGVSRRSLFQFGDVYMHLIEADRPPGPAIAQVTDHPEFRQLSERLTAYISPHNPDTWRSPKDAMAHEFYRWENPAAK; this is encoded by the coding sequence ATGAACCAGACGCATCGCGCCCTCATCGTCGCCCGCATGGCGCCGGGATCGGCTCCCGACATCGCCGAGCTCTTCGCGGGCTCGGACGCGGGCGAACTGCCGCACCTGGTCGGAGTCTCGCGCCGCAGCCTGTTCCAGTTCGGTGATGTGTACATGCACCTGATCGAGGCGGACCGGCCACCGGGCCCCGCCATCGCGCAGGTCACCGACCACCCCGAGTTCCGGCAGCTCAGCGAGCGGCTCACCGCCTACATCAGCCCGCACAACCCCGACACGTGGCGCAGTCCGAAGGACGCGATGGCCCACGAGTTCTACCGCTGGGAAAACCCCGCCGCGAAGTGA
- a CDS encoding beta-ketoacyl-[acyl-carrier-protein] synthase family protein has product MTGRRVAVTGVGVVAPGGIGVSAFWDLLANGRTATRGITLFDPAGFRSRIAAEVDFDPAAHGLGEGEAARADRYIQFALVAAREALLDAGLDLTTDEAWRTGVSLGTAVGGTTRLEHDYVAVSQNGAWWDVDEKLAGPHLHRAFTPATLASAVAEQTGARGPVQTVSTGCTSGLDAIGYAVHSIVEGRMDVCIAGASDSPISPITVACFDAIKATSPNNDDPAHASRPFDADRDGFVLGEGGAVLVLEELEHARARGATVYCEIGGYATFGNAHHMTGLTAEGLEMARAIQTALDQAGIDAKDIDYVNAHGSGTKQNDRHETAAVKRVLGEHAYKTPMTSIKSMVGHSLGAIGAIELAACVLAMTHQVVPPTANYETPDPECDLDYVPRTARGRKLRSVLSVGSGFGGFQSAVVMTRPKEEVS; this is encoded by the coding sequence GTGACCGGCCGCCGGGTGGCGGTCACCGGGGTCGGCGTCGTCGCACCCGGCGGGATCGGCGTCTCGGCCTTCTGGGACCTGCTCGCCAACGGCCGTACGGCGACCCGCGGCATCACCCTCTTCGACCCGGCCGGGTTCCGCTCCCGGATAGCCGCCGAGGTCGACTTCGACCCCGCCGCGCACGGGCTCGGCGAGGGTGAGGCGGCCCGGGCGGACCGGTACATCCAGTTCGCCCTCGTCGCGGCCCGCGAGGCGCTGCTGGACGCGGGACTCGACCTCACCACGGACGAGGCCTGGCGCACCGGCGTCTCCCTGGGCACCGCCGTCGGCGGGACCACCCGTCTGGAGCACGACTACGTGGCCGTGAGCCAGAACGGCGCCTGGTGGGACGTGGACGAGAAGCTCGCCGGGCCCCATCTGCACCGGGCGTTCACGCCCGCGACCCTCGCCTCCGCCGTCGCGGAGCAGACGGGTGCGCGCGGCCCGGTGCAGACCGTGTCCACCGGCTGCACCTCCGGACTCGACGCCATCGGGTACGCCGTGCACTCCATCGTGGAGGGCCGGATGGACGTGTGCATCGCCGGGGCCTCGGACTCGCCCATATCGCCGATCACCGTGGCCTGCTTCGACGCCATCAAGGCGACCTCGCCGAACAACGACGACCCGGCCCACGCCTCCCGGCCGTTCGACGCCGACCGGGACGGGTTCGTCCTCGGCGAGGGCGGCGCCGTCCTCGTACTCGAAGAGCTGGAACACGCCCGCGCCCGCGGTGCGACCGTCTACTGCGAGATCGGCGGCTACGCCACCTTCGGCAACGCCCACCACATGACGGGACTGACCGCCGAGGGGCTGGAGATGGCCCGGGCCATCCAGACCGCCCTGGACCAGGCCGGGATCGACGCGAAGGACATCGACTACGTCAACGCGCACGGATCCGGCACCAAGCAGAACGACCGCCACGAGACGGCGGCCGTCAAGCGGGTCCTGGGCGAGCACGCCTACAAGACGCCGATGACCTCCATCAAGTCCATGGTCGGTCACTCCCTCGGCGCCATCGGGGCGATCGAACTGGCGGCCTGCGTGCTCGCCATGACCCACCAGGTCGTACCGCCCACGGCGAACTACGAGACGCCGGACCCCGAGTGCGACCTGGACTACGTACCCCGCACCGCCCGCGGCCGCAAGCTGCGCAGCGTGCTCTCGGTCGGCAGTGGCTTCGGCGGATTCCAGTCCGCCGTGGTCATGACCCGGCCGAAGGAGGAGGTCTCGTGA
- a CDS encoding SRPBCC family protein — protein MPGHTENEITVNAPVDVVWEMTNDLPNWPQLFSEYASLEILEQKGATTRFRLTMHPDENGKVWSWVSERTVDRENLTVRARRVETGPFAHMDIHWQYFAVPGGTRMKWTQDFAMKPDAPVDDAWMTDNINRNSPIQMALIRDKIEQRERENRTPAVSRI, from the coding sequence ATGCCAGGACACACCGAGAACGAGATCACCGTCAACGCCCCCGTGGACGTCGTGTGGGAGATGACCAACGACCTCCCCAACTGGCCGCAGCTGTTCAGCGAATACGCCTCGCTGGAGATCCTCGAGCAGAAGGGGGCCACCACCCGCTTCCGCCTCACCATGCACCCCGACGAGAACGGCAAGGTGTGGAGCTGGGTCTCGGAGCGGACCGTGGACCGCGAGAACCTCACGGTCCGGGCGCGGCGCGTCGAGACCGGCCCGTTCGCGCACATGGACATCCACTGGCAGTACTTCGCGGTACCGGGCGGCACCCGGATGAAGTGGACCCAGGACTTCGCGATGAAGCCGGACGCGCCGGTCGACGACGCGTGGATGACCGACAACATCAACCGCAACTCCCCGATCCAGATGGCGCTCATCCGGGACAAGATCGAGCAGCGCGAACGCGAGAACCGCACGCCCGCCGTCAGCCGAATCTGA
- a CDS encoding response regulator transcription factor — protein sequence MRVVLAEDLFLLRDGLERTLREHGFDIVASVDNGPSLLRALLEEEPDVAVVDVRLPPTLTDEGLQAALEARRRRPGLPVLVLSQYVDQLYANELLAGDDGGVGYLLKDRVTDTGQFVDAVRRVAAGGTVLDQQVISRLLSRGDARGTIASLTARERDVLELMAEGRSNAAIALTLHFSESAVAKHTASIFAKLRIAPCAEDNRRVLAVLAYLRR from the coding sequence GTGCGCGTTGTCCTCGCCGAAGACCTCTTCCTCCTGAGGGACGGGCTGGAGCGCACCCTGCGGGAGCACGGCTTCGACATCGTCGCCTCGGTGGACAACGGCCCCTCGCTGCTGCGCGCCCTGCTGGAGGAGGAACCGGACGTCGCGGTCGTCGACGTACGCCTGCCGCCGACCCTGACCGACGAGGGCCTCCAGGCCGCGCTCGAAGCCCGCCGCCGGCGCCCGGGGCTGCCCGTCCTCGTGCTCTCCCAGTACGTCGACCAGCTCTACGCCAACGAGTTGCTGGCCGGTGACGACGGAGGCGTCGGATACCTCCTCAAGGACCGGGTCACCGACACCGGCCAGTTCGTCGACGCCGTACGACGGGTCGCCGCGGGCGGCACCGTCCTGGACCAGCAGGTCATCTCCAGGCTGCTCTCGCGCGGCGACGCCCGGGGAACCATAGCGAGCCTCACCGCGCGGGAGCGGGACGTACTGGAACTGATGGCGGAGGGCCGGTCCAACGCCGCGATCGCGCTCACCCTGCACTTCAGCGAGAGCGCCGTCGCCAAGCACACGGCGAGCATCTTCGCCAAGCTCCGGATCGCGCCCTGCGCCGAGGACAACCGGCGGGTGCTCGCCGTGCTCGCCTACCTGCGCCGCTGA
- a CDS encoding beta-ketoacyl synthase N-terminal-like domain-containing protein translates to MTSRTVITGIGVVAPNGVGADAFWKATQSGLSVLDRVTRAGCEHLPLRVAGEVRGFDPGAMVEDRFLVQTDRFTHHALAAADLALEDARLGRADYEADPFSVGVVTAAGSGGGEFGQRELQRLWDQGPRYVGPYQSIAWFYAASTGQISIRRGLKGPCGVVASDEAGGLDAFAHAARAIRQGSRAMLVGATEAPLAPYSIVCQLEYEGLSTRDDPERAYRPFTAQACGYVPAEGGAMFLVEEEAAARGRGATVRAVLAGHAATFTGTRRPDDAGEGLAHAIRGALREADCAPEEVDVVFADALGTPAADAAEAAAIAGALGAHGRRVPVTAPKTGTGRAYCAAPALDTAAAVLALEHGIVPPTPNVFDVCHDLDVVTSGARSADLRTALVLSRGRMGSNSALVLRKSP, encoded by the coding sequence GTGACCAGCCGTACGGTCATCACGGGCATCGGGGTCGTCGCGCCCAACGGCGTCGGCGCCGACGCCTTCTGGAAGGCGACCCAGTCCGGCCTCAGCGTGCTGGACCGCGTCACCCGGGCGGGTTGCGAGCACCTCCCGCTGCGGGTCGCGGGCGAGGTACGGGGCTTTGACCCCGGCGCGATGGTCGAGGACCGCTTCCTCGTCCAGACCGACCGCTTCACCCACCACGCCCTCGCCGCGGCCGACCTCGCCCTGGAGGACGCCCGGCTCGGCCGGGCCGACTACGAGGCCGACCCCTTCTCGGTCGGGGTGGTCACGGCCGCCGGGTCCGGCGGCGGCGAGTTCGGGCAGCGCGAACTGCAGCGGCTCTGGGACCAGGGACCCCGGTACGTCGGCCCGTACCAGTCCATCGCCTGGTTCTACGCCGCGAGCACCGGCCAGATCTCCATCCGGCGCGGCCTCAAGGGACCGTGCGGGGTCGTCGCCAGCGACGAGGCGGGCGGGCTCGACGCCTTCGCGCACGCCGCGCGGGCCATCCGCCAGGGCAGCCGGGCGATGCTCGTCGGGGCCACGGAGGCGCCCCTCGCGCCGTACTCCATCGTCTGCCAGCTGGAGTACGAGGGCCTGAGCACCCGGGACGATCCCGAGCGCGCCTACCGGCCCTTCACCGCCCAGGCCTGCGGGTACGTCCCCGCGGAGGGTGGCGCGATGTTCCTCGTGGAGGAGGAGGCCGCCGCCCGCGGCCGGGGCGCCACGGTCCGCGCCGTACTGGCCGGCCACGCCGCCACCTTCACCGGGACCCGGCGGCCGGACGACGCGGGCGAAGGGCTGGCCCACGCGATCCGGGGCGCGCTGCGCGAAGCCGACTGCGCCCCGGAGGAGGTCGACGTGGTCTTCGCCGACGCCCTCGGGACGCCGGCGGCCGACGCGGCCGAGGCGGCGGCCATCGCCGGCGCCCTCGGCGCACACGGGCGCAGGGTACCGGTCACGGCGCCGAAGACCGGTACCGGCAGGGCGTACTGCGCGGCGCCCGCCCTCGACACCGCCGCCGCGGTACTGGCACTGGAGCACGGCATCGTCCCGCCGACCCCGAACGTCTTCGACGTGTGCCACGACCTCGACGTGGTCACCTCCGGTGCCCGCTCCGCGGACCTGCGCACCGCGCTCGTGCTGAGTCGCGGCCGGATGGGCTCGAACTCCGCGCTCGTCCTGCGCAAGTCCCCGTGA
- a CDS encoding cupin domain-containing protein, translating into MTKQRPRIVDLSETPPNRRRGGDLRAVLTPTSVGSTSGFMGMAIMAPGESIAEHYHPYSEEFVYVVAGRLEVDLDGEAHPLRTDQGLLVPLNVRHRFRNVGGTEARMVFHLGPLAPRPELGHVDTEEAPHPEGTAWEQPPDRTGAVS; encoded by the coding sequence ATGACCAAACAGCGCCCACGCATCGTCGACCTCAGCGAGACGCCGCCCAACCGCCGGCGCGGTGGCGACCTGAGGGCCGTGCTCACCCCGACCTCGGTGGGCTCCACCAGCGGCTTCATGGGCATGGCGATCATGGCCCCCGGCGAGTCCATCGCCGAGCACTACCACCCGTACTCCGAGGAGTTCGTGTACGTGGTCGCCGGCCGGCTGGAGGTCGACCTCGACGGCGAGGCCCACCCGCTGCGCACCGACCAGGGGCTGCTGGTCCCGCTCAACGTGCGCCACCGGTTCCGCAACGTCGGCGGCACCGAGGCCCGGATGGTCTTCCACCTCGGACCGCTCGCCCCGCGCCCCGAACTGGGCCACGTCGACACCGAAGAGGCACCGCACCCGGAGGGCACCGCGTGGGAGCAGCCCCCGGACCGCACGGGAGCGGTCTCGTGA
- a CDS encoding toxin Doc, whose product MELHIDHRWLLERQESLFKDVAVADHSALVAAVARHRVNTPSLDVDAPDAYWRAAALLEAIVLLRPLPDANEFFGYGVAVAYIEASGKAVDASYEQWRDLITDIRLFRATVFDVAARLRSWQPA is encoded by the coding sequence GTGGAACTGCACATCGATCACCGCTGGCTGCTGGAGCGGCAGGAGTCGCTGTTCAAGGACGTGGCGGTGGCCGACCACTCCGCGCTGGTCGCCGCCGTCGCCCGGCACCGGGTGAACACGCCCAGCCTGGACGTGGACGCCCCCGACGCGTACTGGCGCGCGGCCGCCCTCCTGGAGGCGATCGTCCTGCTCCGCCCGCTCCCCGACGCCAACGAGTTCTTCGGCTACGGGGTCGCCGTCGCCTACATCGAGGCTTCCGGCAAGGCGGTGGACGCCTCGTACGAGCAGTGGCGCGACCTGATCACCGACATCCGCCTGTTCCGCGCCACGGTCTTCGACGTGGCCGCGCGCCTGCGGTCCTGGCAGCCCGCGTAG
- a CDS encoding acyl carrier protein — MSDRLTLEELAALMKTAGITVDPAQLASSPDSAFEEYGLDSLGLLGIVGELENRRGRALPTDADRCKTPGEFLDLVNNSLMTGA, encoded by the coding sequence ATGTCCGACCGACTGACCCTGGAGGAGCTGGCGGCCCTGATGAAGACCGCCGGCATCACCGTCGACCCCGCCCAGCTGGCGAGCAGTCCGGACTCGGCCTTCGAGGAGTACGGCCTGGACTCGCTGGGCCTGCTCGGCATCGTCGGCGAGCTGGAGAACCGGCGCGGGCGGGCGCTGCCCACCGACGCCGACCGCTGCAAGACCCCCGGCGAGTTCCTCGACCTCGTCAACAACAGCCTGATGACAGGAGCCTGA
- a CDS encoding sensor histidine kinase gives MSSTSRSLTAAWRCQLASLAAVAAAFTGAGVVGALLLLPLGLGGRMLPAAARALRRRSDHSRERAGVWSGVRIGPPEPLPRAARAVLTEEGFWRDLRWAWLEPSAGGLLVTVPLALIEYGAFGALVQPFVWRHLGDGNWYAFVLVDSTPAMLAALALGVAFMALGAAAAPRVLRLHARWTRLCLGAPRSAELAHRIEQLTDGRRAALDSQAAELQRIERDLHDGAQARLVALGMRLDSATRLLERDPAAARTELLEVRALSARALEDLRDLVRGIQPPVLTDRGLGDALRSLALDSFLDVRVEARLPGRLAAPVESAAYFAVNELLANAAKHAGADRVGIVVEHDGGRDPRLRVTVTDDGRGGADPAGGTGLLGVRSRLATFDGTLALHSPPGGPTTVTLEIPCALSSPKTSSS, from the coding sequence CCTCGGCCTCGGCGGGCGGATGCTGCCGGCCGCCGCCCGCGCGCTGCGCCGCCGGTCCGACCACTCCCGCGAGCGGGCCGGGGTGTGGTCGGGAGTACGGATCGGCCCGCCGGAGCCCCTCCCCCGCGCGGCCCGCGCCGTCCTCACCGAGGAGGGCTTCTGGCGCGACCTGAGGTGGGCCTGGCTGGAGCCGTCGGCCGGGGGCCTGCTGGTCACCGTCCCGCTCGCCCTCATCGAGTACGGGGCCTTCGGCGCGCTCGTCCAGCCGTTCGTCTGGCGTCACCTCGGCGACGGCAACTGGTACGCCTTCGTCCTCGTGGACAGCACTCCCGCCATGCTCGCGGCGCTGGCCCTGGGAGTGGCCTTCATGGCTCTCGGCGCCGCCGCCGCACCGCGCGTCCTGCGCCTGCACGCCCGCTGGACCCGCCTGTGCCTCGGCGCGCCCCGCAGCGCCGAACTCGCGCACCGCATCGAGCAGCTGACCGACGGGCGCAGGGCCGCCCTCGACTCCCAGGCGGCCGAACTGCAGCGCATCGAGCGGGACCTGCACGACGGTGCGCAGGCCCGGCTCGTCGCCCTGGGCATGCGGCTCGACTCCGCCACCCGGCTGCTGGAGCGCGATCCGGCGGCCGCCCGTACCGAACTGCTGGAAGTGCGCGCCCTGTCGGCGCGCGCGCTCGAGGACCTGCGCGACCTGGTCCGGGGCATCCAGCCGCCGGTGCTCACCGACCGCGGACTGGGCGACGCGCTGCGCTCGCTGGCGCTCGACAGTTTCCTCGACGTACGGGTCGAAGCCCGGCTGCCCGGGCGGCTGGCCGCGCCCGTCGAATCGGCCGCCTACTTCGCGGTCAACGAGCTGCTGGCCAACGCGGCGAAGCACGCCGGCGCCGACCGCGTCGGCATCGTCGTCGAGCACGACGGCGGCCGGGACCCGCGGCTGCGCGTGACCGTCACCGACGACGGCCGCGGCGGCGCGGACCCCGCCGGGGGGACCGGGCTGCTCGGCGTCCGGAGCCGGTTGGCTACCTTCGACGGGACCCTCGCCCTGCACAGCCCGCCGGGCGGACCGACCACCGTGACGTTGGAGATTCCGTGCGCGTTGTCCTCGCCGAAGACCTCTTCCTCCTGA